A genomic stretch from Georgenia muralis includes:
- a CDS encoding sulfite exporter TauE/SafE family protein, with amino-acid sequence MTEVLLPAAIGLGVGVVVGALGGGGGILTVPILVYLLGTVPYEAATASMVIVGATSAVALVSHARAGNVRWAPGLTFGLLGAVWAFLGSRLSAGADPAVLMTAFSMLLTLVAVLMLRKALMRSGEPAPPAGPAALDAAPEGTARGDDAEPDLAPGPDVSRHAELLDPRRRTRLRRAGVVVAAASLVGLLTGFFGVGGGFAVVPALVLALGLPMRHAVGTSLLVIVVNSLTGLAGRTESLPTVDWATVVAFAAASMAGGFAGSRLSARTAPHRLTTAFAVLLAVVAVATATQAVPDLLR; translated from the coding sequence GTGACCGAGGTCCTCCTCCCGGCGGCGATCGGCCTGGGCGTCGGCGTCGTCGTCGGCGCGCTCGGCGGCGGCGGCGGGATCCTCACCGTCCCGATCCTCGTCTACCTCCTCGGGACCGTCCCCTACGAGGCGGCGACCGCGTCGATGGTCATCGTGGGGGCCACCTCCGCCGTCGCCCTCGTCTCGCACGCCCGCGCCGGCAACGTCCGCTGGGCGCCCGGCCTGACCTTCGGCCTGCTCGGCGCGGTGTGGGCGTTCCTCGGCTCGCGGCTCTCCGCCGGGGCGGACCCGGCCGTGCTCATGACGGCGTTCTCGATGCTGCTCACGCTCGTCGCGGTGCTCATGCTCCGCAAGGCGCTCATGAGGTCGGGCGAGCCCGCGCCGCCCGCCGGACCGGCAGCGCTCGACGCCGCGCCCGAGGGGACGGCGAGGGGCGACGACGCGGAGCCGGACCTCGCACCGGGGCCCGACGTCTCCCGGCACGCCGAGCTGCTCGACCCGCGGCGTCGCACCCGGCTGCGGCGCGCGGGTGTCGTCGTCGCGGCCGCGAGCCTGGTGGGCCTGCTCACCGGCTTCTTCGGCGTCGGTGGCGGGTTCGCGGTCGTGCCGGCCCTCGTCCTCGCGCTCGGGCTGCCCATGCGCCACGCCGTCGGCACCTCGCTGCTGGTCATCGTCGTCAACTCGCTCACCGGTCTGGCCGGTCGGACCGAGAGCCTGCCGACGGTGGACTGGGCGACCGTCGTCGCCTTCGCCGCGGCGTCGATGGCGGGCGGCTTCGCCGGGTCGAGGCTCTCTGCGCGGACCGCGCCGCACCGCCTGACCACCGCCTTCGCGGTGCTGCTCGCCGTCGTCGCGGTCGCGACGGCGACCCAGGCCGTGCCGGACCTCCTGCGATGA
- a CDS encoding RNA polymerase sigma factor produces the protein MTEHTATSDERTATSSPVADEARTAFAEWVGGDPTGLDRLVRLLTPMLWNLARAYRLDAATAEDAVQATWIALVRHRETVRDPQAVLRWLSVAVRREAARLSRSAARAAPVEDETLAAVLEPEPGIEEEVVARDTGALLWRHLAALSERCQRLLRVLAFQDKPDYRALSVELGMPVGSIGPTRARCLGKLRALCTADPSWSPA, from the coding sequence GTGACCGAGCACACCGCGACCTCGGACGAGCGGACCGCGACGTCCTCGCCCGTCGCCGACGAGGCCCGCACCGCCTTCGCGGAGTGGGTCGGCGGCGACCCCACGGGCCTGGACCGGCTGGTTCGGCTGCTGACGCCGATGCTGTGGAACCTCGCCCGCGCCTACCGGCTGGACGCCGCCACGGCCGAGGACGCCGTCCAGGCCACCTGGATCGCGCTCGTCCGGCACCGCGAGACGGTCCGCGACCCGCAGGCGGTCCTGCGGTGGCTCAGCGTGGCGGTGCGCCGCGAGGCGGCCCGCCTGTCGCGGTCGGCGGCCCGGGCCGCGCCCGTCGAGGACGAGACGCTCGCAGCGGTGCTCGAGCCCGAGCCGGGCATCGAGGAGGAGGTGGTCGCCCGCGACACCGGCGCCCTGCTGTGGCGTCACCTCGCCGCGCTCTCCGAGCGCTGCCAGCGGCTGCTGCGGGTCCTGGCCTTCCAGGACAAGCCTGACTACCGCGCCCTGTCCGTCGAGCTGGGCATGCCCGTGGGCAGCATCGGACCCACCCGCGCCCGGTGCCTGGGCAAGCTGCGGGCCCTGTGCACCGCCGACCCCTCCTGGAGCCCCGCATGA
- a CDS encoding DUF3027 domain-containing protein — protein MPAATASPRTPVRAAKEAVLVGAVDVARLAAEEMALPGQVGEHRGAVVEDERLVTHRFESLVPGYRGWHWAVTVARPPRGRVATVCEVELLPGDGALLAPEWLPWSERLRPGDVGPGDVLPYDGDDERLEQGYEATGEDADELAIYELGLGRARVLSREGRAQAMTRWYEGDHGPQAPVAKAATAQCSTCGFFMKMAGSPRTVFGVCGNEWAPDDGRVVSVDHGCGAHSETHAPEAQPLWQPSRPVRDEMDLEVVATANVGAVIAGEDESETAVDAVPDVTTSTAVPDVTTSTQDDVASTGDVADQE, from the coding sequence GTGCCAGCAGCCACCGCGTCCCCCCGCACCCCCGTCCGCGCCGCCAAGGAGGCGGTGCTCGTGGGTGCGGTCGACGTCGCCCGCCTGGCGGCCGAGGAGATGGCGCTGCCCGGCCAGGTCGGGGAGCACCGCGGGGCGGTCGTCGAGGACGAGCGGCTGGTCACCCACCGCTTCGAGTCCCTCGTCCCGGGCTACCGGGGCTGGCACTGGGCGGTGACGGTCGCGCGCCCGCCGCGCGGACGCGTCGCCACGGTGTGCGAGGTCGAGCTCCTGCCCGGCGACGGCGCCCTGCTGGCGCCGGAGTGGCTGCCGTGGTCCGAGCGCCTCCGCCCGGGCGACGTCGGCCCCGGGGACGTCCTGCCCTACGACGGCGACGACGAGCGCCTCGAGCAGGGGTACGAGGCGACCGGCGAGGACGCCGACGAGCTCGCCATCTACGAGCTCGGGCTCGGCCGGGCCCGCGTGCTCTCCCGCGAGGGACGCGCCCAGGCGATGACCCGGTGGTACGAGGGCGACCACGGGCCGCAGGCACCGGTCGCCAAGGCCGCGACCGCGCAGTGCTCCACCTGCGGCTTCTTCATGAAGATGGCGGGCTCGCCCCGCACCGTCTTCGGTGTGTGCGGCAACGAGTGGGCGCCCGACGACGGCCGGGTGGTCTCGGTCGACCACGGCTGCGGCGCGCACTCCGAGACCCACGCGCCCGAGGCGCAACCCCTGTGGCAGCCGTCGCGCCCCGTCCGTGACGAGATGGACCTCGAGGTCGTCGCGACCGCGAACGTGGGGGCCGTCATCGCCGGCGAGGACGAGTCCGAGACCGCCGTCGACGCCGTTCCCGACGTCACGACCTCCACGGCCGTTCCCGACGTCACGACCTCCACGCAGGACGACGTCGCCTCCACCGGGGACGTCGCGGACCAGGAGTGA
- a CDS encoding carboxypeptidase regulatory-like domain-containing protein, with product MTTDLPELPPEDADLLELLRAEWERRDPPAQDLADRVILALALTDLDAELARLEAEVDLPVGARAAEPTRSLTFTSEHASVMVTLTPRTAGRFRLDGWVAPAFAGQVELRRAGDGDDRAAVDDDGRFVLDDVAAGLVQLVYVPAPGGDLVRPVAAPPVQL from the coding sequence ATGACCACCGACCTCCCCGAGCTCCCGCCCGAGGACGCCGACCTGCTCGAGCTGCTCCGCGCGGAGTGGGAGCGCCGCGACCCGCCGGCGCAGGACCTCGCCGACCGGGTGATCCTCGCGCTCGCCCTGACCGACCTCGACGCCGAGCTCGCCCGGCTCGAGGCGGAGGTCGACCTGCCGGTCGGGGCGCGGGCGGCCGAGCCGACCCGCAGCCTCACCTTCACCAGCGAGCACGCCAGCGTCATGGTGACCCTCACGCCCCGCACGGCGGGCCGGTTCCGTCTGGACGGCTGGGTGGCGCCGGCGTTCGCGGGGCAGGTGGAGCTGCGCCGCGCCGGCGACGGCGACGACCGCGCCGCGGTGGACGACGACGGCCGGTTCGTCCTGGACGACGTCGCCGCCGGGCTCGTCCAGCTCGTCTACGTCCCCGCGCCGGGCGGCGACCTCGTGCGCCCGGTGGCCGCGCCGCCCGTGCAGCTGTAG
- a CDS encoding cold-shock protein: MPTGKVKWYDVDKGFGFIASDDGGEVFLHASALPSGITPKPGTKVDFGIADGRRGPQALSVTVVEAPPSVAKAHRMPAEDMVPIVEDLIKTLDRTSNSLHRGHYPENGQKLAQLLRAVADQFDA, encoded by the coding sequence GTGCCTACCGGCAAGGTGAAGTGGTACGACGTCGACAAGGGGTTCGGTTTCATCGCGTCCGACGACGGCGGTGAGGTCTTCCTCCACGCCTCGGCGCTCCCGTCGGGGATCACCCCGAAGCCGGGCACGAAGGTCGACTTCGGCATCGCCGACGGCCGCCGTGGTCCCCAGGCGCTGTCCGTCACGGTCGTCGAGGCCCCGCCGTCGGTGGCCAAGGCGCACCGGATGCCCGCCGAGGACATGGTCCCGATCGTCGAGGACCTCATCAAGACCCTCGACCGCACCTCCAACAGCCTCCACCGCGGTCACTACCCGGAGAACGGTCAGAAGCTGGCGCAGCTCCTGCGCGCCGTCGCCGACCAGTTCGACGCCTGA
- a CDS encoding MFS transporter, which yields MTTPPHATRARDESSPTTAGGARRPIGVLVVSNVLGGIGVASGIAVGAILAQRVGGTAVAGLGQAMSVLGAAVAAVPLATAAVRLGRRWALTVGYTLATLGGVVIISGAVLDSLVVLLVGLGLFGVAQATNLQTRYAASDLAEPASRGRTMSVVIWATTVGSVAGPNLTPVGERLGTSAGLPGLAGPYLFSVVAFALAGTVLALFYRPGRAGLTAEAVGPTTPSGAPVAAAAARPARPVSAAASLRWAGGHPVARFAVVLIAVAHATMVMVMAMTPLHMTHGGMGLELVGIVISAHVLGMYALSPVFGWLADRLGALRVAVLGITVLAAAIALGLVAARSGSFAVTMTALVLLGLGWSASLIASSAMMAGVDSGDVRVPLQGATDALMNYAGAGAAALAGPILALDGFRGVNLAAALLLVPAVLLAVAAVRRGDAGVDDAQVHGTHGADGHHQPDADSPGPHSAGRR from the coding sequence GTGACGACCCCGCCACACGCGACCCGTGCCCGGGACGAGAGCAGCCCCACGACCGCCGGCGGGGCCCGCCGGCCGATCGGCGTCCTCGTCGTCAGCAACGTCCTGGGCGGCATCGGGGTCGCCTCCGGCATCGCGGTCGGCGCCATCCTCGCCCAGCGGGTCGGCGGGACCGCGGTCGCGGGGCTCGGACAGGCGATGAGCGTCCTCGGTGCCGCCGTCGCGGCCGTCCCGCTCGCCACCGCCGCGGTGCGGCTGGGCCGGCGCTGGGCGCTGACGGTGGGGTACACCCTGGCCACGCTCGGTGGCGTCGTCATCATCAGCGGCGCCGTCCTGGACTCCCTGGTCGTCCTGCTCGTCGGTCTGGGCCTCTTCGGGGTCGCCCAGGCGACCAACCTCCAGACCCGCTACGCCGCCTCGGACCTCGCCGAGCCGGCCTCGCGCGGGCGCACGATGTCCGTGGTCATCTGGGCGACGACCGTCGGGTCGGTGGCCGGGCCGAACCTCACCCCGGTGGGCGAGCGCCTGGGCACCTCGGCCGGGCTGCCCGGCCTCGCCGGCCCGTACCTGTTCTCGGTGGTGGCCTTCGCCCTCGCCGGGACCGTGCTGGCGCTGTTCTACCGGCCCGGTCGTGCGGGCCTGACGGCGGAGGCGGTCGGACCCACCACGCCCTCGGGGGCCCCGGTCGCCGCGGCCGCTGCCCGTCCCGCACGCCCGGTCAGCGCGGCGGCGTCCCTGCGCTGGGCCGGTGGCCACCCGGTGGCCCGGTTCGCCGTCGTCCTCATCGCCGTCGCCCACGCGACGATGGTCATGGTGATGGCCATGACCCCGTTGCACATGACCCACGGCGGCATGGGGCTCGAGCTCGTCGGGATCGTCATCAGCGCCCACGTGCTCGGGATGTACGCCCTCAGCCCCGTCTTCGGCTGGCTCGCGGACCGGCTCGGTGCCCTGCGCGTGGCCGTCCTGGGCATCACCGTGCTGGCTGCTGCGATCGCCCTCGGGCTCGTCGCCGCGCGCAGCGGCTCCTTCGCGGTGACGATGACCGCCCTGGTGCTGCTGGGGCTGGGCTGGTCCGCCAGCCTCATCGCCTCCTCCGCCATGATGGCGGGGGTGGACTCGGGCGACGTCCGGGTGCCGCTCCAGGGCGCGACCGACGCCCTCATGAACTACGCCGGCGCCGGGGCCGCCGCGCTCGCCGGTCCCATCCTGGCCCTGGACGGCTTCCGCGGTGTCAACCTCGCCGCGGCTCTCCTGCTCGTCCCGGCCGTGCTGCTCGCGGTCGCGGCCGTGCGTCGCGGCGACGCAGGCGTCGACGACGCCCAGGTGCACGGCACGCACGGCGCGGACGGCCACCACCAGCCCGACGCGGACAGCCCAGGCCCGCACTCCGCCGGACGGCGGTAA
- a CDS encoding IclR family transcriptional regulator yields the protein MAPQPTLINSVVRALSLLDAVAAADGPVPAKRLAHATGLPVATAYHLLRTLVHEGYLLRTDEGYVLGDHVDALAGARHTPVPPQRTHQILQQLHVELGAAAYLSVLDDGEIRLVDIVDSPAAPRTDLWVGFHDAAHATALGKAVLATLPEDERRDYVESHPLADLTPRTVTSRKVLMHQLAATTDLAVDREEYSLGTVCLAAPVPAPGISAAVAVSVPAARAGSVLGHRHELRRAARLIAMAGRP from the coding sequence ATGGCACCGCAGCCGACGCTCATCAACTCGGTGGTGCGCGCACTGAGCCTCCTCGACGCGGTGGCGGCAGCCGACGGCCCCGTGCCCGCGAAGCGTCTCGCCCACGCCACCGGGCTGCCGGTGGCCACGGCGTACCACCTCCTGCGCACGCTCGTCCACGAGGGGTACCTGCTGCGCACCGACGAGGGCTACGTGCTCGGTGACCACGTGGACGCGCTCGCCGGCGCGCGCCACACGCCCGTCCCGCCCCAGCGCACCCACCAGATCCTCCAGCAGCTCCACGTCGAGCTCGGGGCCGCGGCCTACCTCTCCGTCCTCGACGACGGCGAGATCCGTCTCGTCGACATCGTGGACTCTCCGGCCGCGCCGCGCACCGACCTGTGGGTGGGCTTCCACGACGCCGCCCACGCGACGGCCCTGGGCAAGGCGGTGCTCGCGACGCTCCCGGAGGACGAGCGCCGCGACTACGTCGAGAGCCACCCGCTCGCCGACCTGACCCCGCGCACCGTGACGAGCCGGAAGGTCCTCATGCACCAGCTCGCCGCCACCACCGACCTGGCGGTCGACCGGGAGGAGTACTCCCTCGGGACGGTGTGCCTGGCCGCACCTGTGCCGGCGCCGGGGATCTCCGCGGCGGTCGCGGTCTCCGTCCCGGCCGCGCGCGCCGGCAGCGTGCTCGGCCACCGCCACGAGCTGCGCCGGGCAGCCCGGCTCATCGCCATGGCCGGACGCCCCTGA
- a CDS encoding CHAT domain-containing protein yields MPADPALLWERAVTASERGRPVAAVRLLERALTQDPSPDLRVRILISLAHARAESAGVGEGLTELDRAAPGPSSGASALVLGLWYGQRGLLLLRAGRLAEAAVDLDHAAELIGPGSPVDLARVLLNRGVLAMGAADLERAEADFGRCLAVAEGAGLHVHAAKAGANLAYLAHLRGDVPRALRLLDDATPALAAESPVLGAVAALDRARALAAAGLLTESAAALDAAIPVLGRARLVQDQAEAELTAAEVARLHDDVRRARRLAARAQARFARRGASGWAAVAGLEVLRADLAALPGRRAVARAERAADGAAALERRLADLGLTEEGRTARLLRVQALLAAGRTAEATSAAGGWAAVTDRSRLATRMLAHETRANLAAATGRSAVAQRLRAAGLRDLATFQSRLGSLDLATAATAVGADLARAGLAEALRSGRTTAVLAWSERVRATSSRLPPVRGSADPAVVAALARLRILRETERSERLAGAPHDPRRAAAIRDLQQEVTRLTWHHRAPDRAVRATSLEDVRAVLADATLVSLVITDGVVRALTVTGSRARLVPVAAASDVRETVLRVRADLDVLAGRLPARMRGTVLSSLRRGLGSLDALTAGAAGGDGPVVVVPAGLSAQVPWPMLPSLTGRAVSVVPSATWWVDRVTGPGATVGAGTGVGGTAGVRGTAAGDRVQGAEVFVAGPDVPRGAAEVTASAGPGATVLTGSAATTRQVLAAMEGAAVLHVAAHGSHEADNPLFSSLVLTDGALFGHDLESVAALPRHVVLSACETGLASIRTGDEALGMTAAFLHGGARTVVGSVGRVGDEVAEQVAVAHHRGVRSGLPPAAALAAALGEADDVAPLVCFGAGW; encoded by the coding sequence GTGCCCGCCGACCCGGCCCTGCTGTGGGAGCGCGCCGTCACCGCGAGCGAGCGCGGGCGCCCGGTGGCGGCCGTCCGGCTCCTCGAGCGTGCACTGACCCAGGACCCCTCGCCCGACCTGCGGGTCCGCATCCTCATCAGTCTCGCGCACGCCCGCGCGGAGTCCGCCGGGGTCGGCGAGGGCCTCACCGAGCTCGACCGGGCCGCGCCGGGACCGAGCTCCGGGGCGTCCGCCCTCGTGCTCGGGCTCTGGTACGGCCAGCGCGGGCTCCTCCTGCTGCGGGCGGGACGCCTCGCGGAGGCGGCGGTGGACCTCGACCACGCCGCCGAGCTCATCGGCCCCGGCAGCCCGGTCGACCTCGCCCGCGTCCTGCTCAACCGGGGCGTCCTGGCCATGGGCGCGGCCGACCTCGAGCGGGCCGAGGCCGACTTCGGCCGCTGCCTGGCCGTCGCAGAGGGCGCCGGGCTCCACGTGCACGCCGCCAAGGCCGGCGCCAACCTCGCCTACCTCGCGCACCTGCGCGGCGACGTCCCACGGGCGCTGCGGCTCCTCGACGACGCCACCCCGGCGCTGGCCGCCGAGTCGCCCGTGCTCGGTGCGGTCGCCGCCCTCGACCGTGCGCGGGCCCTCGCCGCCGCCGGCCTGCTCACCGAGTCGGCGGCGGCGCTCGACGCGGCGATCCCCGTCCTGGGCCGGGCCCGGCTCGTCCAGGACCAGGCCGAGGCCGAGCTCACCGCCGCCGAGGTCGCCCGGCTGCACGACGACGTCCGCCGTGCGCGCCGGCTCGCCGCCCGCGCGCAGGCCAGGTTCGCCCGGCGCGGCGCCAGCGGCTGGGCGGCGGTCGCGGGCCTGGAGGTGCTGCGCGCCGACCTCGCCGCACTCCCGGGACGCCGGGCGGTCGCGCGCGCGGAGCGGGCCGCCGACGGCGCCGCAGCCCTGGAGCGCCGGCTCGCCGACCTCGGGCTCACCGAGGAGGGACGGACCGCCCGCCTGCTGCGCGTCCAGGCCCTGCTCGCCGCCGGGCGCACCGCGGAGGCGACGAGCGCCGCCGGCGGCTGGGCCGCCGTCACCGACCGGTCCCGCCTCGCCACGAGGATGCTGGCCCACGAGACCCGGGCGAACCTCGCCGCCGCCACGGGCCGGTCCGCCGTCGCCCAGCGGCTCCGGGCCGCCGGCCTGCGCGACCTCGCCACCTTCCAGTCACGTCTGGGCAGCCTCGACCTGGCCACCGCCGCCACCGCCGTCGGTGCGGACCTGGCCCGCGCGGGGCTCGCGGAGGCGCTGCGCAGCGGGCGCACCACGGCGGTCCTTGCGTGGTCGGAACGGGTGCGGGCCACGTCCTCCCGGCTGCCCCCGGTCCGCGGGTCGGCCGACCCCGCGGTCGTCGCGGCCCTCGCGCGGCTGCGCATCCTGCGCGAGACCGAGCGGTCCGAGCGCCTCGCGGGCGCGCCTCACGACCCCCGCCGCGCCGCGGCCATCCGCGACCTCCAGCAGGAGGTCACCCGGCTCACCTGGCACCACCGGGCCCCCGACCGGGCGGTCCGCGCCACCTCGCTCGAGGACGTCCGCGCCGTGCTGGCCGACGCCACGCTCGTCTCGCTGGTGATCACCGACGGCGTCGTCCGCGCGCTGACCGTGACCGGCTCCCGGGCCCGGCTGGTCCCCGTCGCCGCGGCGTCCGACGTGCGCGAGACGGTGCTCCGGGTGCGCGCGGACCTGGACGTGCTCGCCGGCCGCCTGCCCGCCCGGATGCGGGGGACCGTGCTGTCCTCGTTGCGCCGGGGCCTGGGCTCGCTCGACGCCCTCACGGCGGGCGCCGCGGGCGGTGACGGCCCGGTCGTCGTCGTCCCGGCGGGCCTGAGCGCCCAGGTGCCGTGGCCGATGCTGCCGTCCCTCACGGGCCGGGCGGTGAGCGTGGTGCCGTCGGCCACCTGGTGGGTCGACCGGGTCACCGGCCCCGGTGCGACCGTCGGGGCCGGCACCGGGGTGGGGGGCACCGCCGGGGTCCGGGGCACCGCGGCCGGCGACCGGGTCCAGGGCGCCGAGGTGTTCGTCGCCGGGCCCGACGTGCCGCGGGGTGCGGCGGAGGTGACGGCGAGCGCCGGGCCGGGTGCCACGGTGCTCACCGGCTCAGCGGCGACGACCCGGCAGGTGCTCGCCGCGATGGAGGGCGCGGCCGTGCTCCACGTCGCCGCCCACGGCAGCCACGAGGCGGACAACCCCCTCTTCTCCTCCCTCGTCCTCACCGACGGCGCCCTGTTCGGTCACGACCTGGAGTCGGTCGCCGCGCTCCCGCGCCACGTGGTCCTCTCCGCGTGCGAGACGGGACTGGCCAGCATCCGCACCGGCGACGAGGCGCTGGGGATGACCGCCGCGTTCCTCCACGGCGGCGCCCGGACGGTGGTGGGGTCGGTGGGACGGGTCGGCGACGAGGTGGCCGAGCAGGTCGCCGTCGCCCACCACCGCGGTGTGCGCTCCGGGCTCCCGCCTGCGGCCGCCCTGGCCGCCGCGTTGGGAGAGGCCGACGACGTCGCCCCGCTCGTGTGCTTCGGCGCGGGCTGGTGA